In Setaria viridis chromosome 5, Setaria_viridis_v4.0, whole genome shotgun sequence, the genomic stretch AAAGAAGCTCCTGGTGCGAGGCGGTCCTCGTCACCTCCTATTCGCTCCAACAAATCATTTCATTTCCAACCGTTGGATGAGTATCCAACTTCATCACCAGCACCCTTTGATGATCCTGATGTGTGGGCTCCACCAAGAGATGCACCTAACCGAAGGCCTGCAAGAGGTCAATCTAGCGCAAGAAAATCCTCCCAAGATGGAGCCTGGGCACGTGGTTCATCAAGGACTGGAACACCTAGCCGTAGCGCAAAGCCTAATGGGAGTAAAGGAAGCTCTGCAGTAAGATCATCAACTGCCTCTAGCACTGGtgggagaaaaggaaaagcaaGTTCAAGCAAGGCTGATTCTGCGGTAATTTCTGTCAAACAAGTGTTCTTTACAACGATTGGGTTCGGTATTTTTAGAAGAATTTTTTACGGAAGAAGAAcaagttttttctttgatgttCGCCAAAACAACTCACTTTTCTTTCAATGGATCACACAGTGAGCGTATTTGGTATTTGGATATTATCCATATCAATGACCTGGTGAATCCTCTTATTCTTAATTAATCATTAGACAAAACTAATAAACTAGAAAAGATCGATATCAAGATAAAACTTGCACATTTTCCATTCTGAAATGTTCCATAGTAGGTGAATTAATTTACTAATTGACTAAGAAAATTAGTAGCCTTACTCTTCGGAATAGAAATTGGCTATTTCTACATAGGGAAAGTCGTGTGCAATGAAAAATGCAAGCACGATTTGGGGAGGTTAAACCTAAATCTTTTATATCAGAAAATATGGCGTATTTATTTTCGTAATTTCTGTTTTGCGCATTGGCATGGGCAAGCAACGTGACTTGAATCGATAAACTAGTGACTTGGTTTTTCCTTATGAAATTATGCTCACATCAATCTTCCTAGTAAAAAACCATACCTTTATAGCATTTAGAATATGCACTTTATAATCAATTCTCATTATCAATATCCGTTGCAGAATATGTCCTTCTACCTTTTAAACTAATTCATTCTTGGTGTACACAGGATGCAAGTAAAAAATTTCTGTTGGGGTACTGCTGAGTCAATCACCTATTGCCACTTAACCCGCTGCTATTTCTAAACAGATCTTGATATTGAAGTAGTAGAATCACGGGGTCTCAAGTGGTCATTAAAACTTAATTTGACCTAATTTAGACTAGGTAGGCCTTCTAAGATGAACTCAACTAGAACAGAGtattcatcatcatcacatatcTGTTCTGTACCTGTTTATGTGTGCCATGTTCAGGGAGGGCCTTAGGCTTATATAATACTGGAAAAACAATCAAATCTAATAGACAATATAATGATTCAATCAAATCACAACTTAAGCAAACAAACTAATGAACTCTCTTATCTCTGCTGAAATACTAGCATTTACCATCCGTTTCCTCTGTTCCTGGGTTCTATGCTTGTATCATGCGCATAAAGTGTGACAGCATACTCTACAGGAATTGATAAATGACTAACATAAAACTATGTTGAAACGATAGTGCCTAACTGCCTATCATTATATTCCAAATCAGAGGAACATACATGTATGCATAATTTACAGTGTACATTATTTCCCTTGTTATCATCGTTCTGCTAAGATAGGTAACTACAAGTTTCTTCAAAATCATTAAGTTTTTGAAAACCTtgtttttcaattattttttacaGAGTAGTGATGCTGAAGAAGGTAAGTCCAAGAAGGGTCAGTACGAAGGTCCAGATATGGACTTAGCTGCCATGCTCGAAAGGGATGTTCTAGACTCTACTCCAGGCGTGAGATGGGATGATGTTGCAGGACTTAGTGAGGCCAAACGACTCCTCGAGGAAGCAGTTGTGCTTCCTCTCTGGATGCCCGAATATTTCCAGGTAATAATTTATAGAGAAATTTGTCCGTAGGACAATgaaaattttgtgattttgtcTAGGCAAATTTTGTTTGCCTGCATGACATTAGTTTATCCTGCAGATAAGTGTTCTGTAAACCAATTTCCCTAATTTATATTCTGCTATGTTACCCCTTACTGGTTCAAACATACCACTGTAGCATATCTGAAAAATGCTTGTTCATTCTTGACAATAAAGCTAACCAAATTTTGAGGCACATGGCAATTGGAATGATCTGACATTACAATTATGCTGCCTTTATATTGTAACATGGAAATGATCTAGATATAAACATTTACCAGTTTTTATGCAACTCTAGAAGACATTCGGAATGATTGTGAACCCAAACCTTACCTTGCCATCAATTTGAAAATTTATGTTTATGGGCTTATGGCCACAGACACGTTTTAGCCTGAAAAGGGTGCTGCCTTTACTCGGTATCATGGAAAGTCTCCAGTTGGTTTTCTTAATTGTGATACCAATTTGGACCATGTTACTTTTTAAAAGATTATGAACCCAAATATTGCTAGAAGTTTGAATTTTAGTGGCATGATCTGCATGGTATTTTCTTCCCTTGTTTAATCTTTTTATCCAATCTAGATACTATAACACTATGTATACTATAGATACTAGCTCATATGCACACTATTTCTTATCAGGGTATTCGTCGACCTTGGAAAGGAGTTCTTATGTTTGGTCCACCTGGTACTGGAAAAACCCTTTTGGCGAAGGCAGTGGCTACAGAATGTGGAACAACATTCTTTAATGTTTCGTCTGCAACATTGGCTTCTAAATGGCGTGGCGAGAGTGAGCGCATGGTCCGTTGTTTATTTGACCTTGCGAGGGCCTATGCTCCAAGTACAATTTTCATCGATGAAATCGACTCCTTGTGTACATCCCGTGGGTATGTGTAGTTAATTTAATTTTTGGTTGATGCCTAAATCAACGAAATTTCCTTGAATACTTTGCACCATAAATATGAATTATACCTAGGCTCCAAACTTTTGTTGGACGGCATAAATTATACCTAGATTACCAGTTAATGTATTTATCCATTCTTTGTAAATATGCAGGGCTTCCGGTGAGCATGAATCATCAAGAAGGGTTAAGTCTGAACTTCTAGTGCAAATTGATGGTGTAAACAATAGCTCTACCACTGAAGATGGTCAACCGAAAATTGTTATGGTTCTGGCTGCTACCAACTTTCCATGGGATATTGATGAAGCACTGAGGTTGGCAAACTCTTTTCTGCTCATATTCACTTTACTTGAGTTACTTCTGCCTACTGACGAATAGATATTGACACCTGGAAGACGCATAAGATGATCGACATGAATCAGTCCTACTCTACCAGTAGTTGAGCTAGATTGCTTGATTGGCGCTGCTAGTAGTGTTAGATACTGCTAAAGCTAGAATCTGTATATTTGATTCCTCAAACTTATACCAGAATCTTATTCATGCTGCATTTGTCATACCAACATTTATTGGGTAAGATAATAGCTTCTCATGGAGGTAGTCTTTACTGCAGTATGTGTACAATGTAATTTATGGGAGGGGAcaaatctgtgtcttgtataAGCCATATAGCCAAATGCAGTCTGTAAGAATTAACACTTTTATGAGGATTAGAGGTGCCCATATGTTGAAATTAGGTGTGGGGAGCTGACATTGTTCACAGTTACAACCATTCGTACTATTTTTAGGCAACAGCCATGACTCAGGCTCTCATTTTTGACTGGTTCCCTGCTTTGTGCAGGCTCTCATTTTTGACTGGTTCCGCTAATACATGCCTACATCTAGAGCAGAACATGCTGCAGatatgtagtttttttttttatctattttcacCTGGCTATGTCCTTGTTAGTCATGTGTGCTATGTGCAATGTTACTAATGTTGCCATTACTACCACAGTACATCTCTTGTGCCACATGTGGTTGTTGACTCTTTGATTCTCAATTGACTCAGGCGGAGGCTGGAGAAGCGTATTTATATTCCACTTCCAGATTTTGAAAGTAGAAAGGCACTTATCAACATTAACCTTAGAACAGTTCAGGTAAGTTGTGCAGAcagatttctttctttttagatAAAGAAACTATGTTCCAGCCTTTTACAAGGTTTCTGGTTCATCATTGGGATATCTGTCCTGTTTCGTTCTGGGTccttttcaacggactgcttTAATCAACCATGCTGTGCCTGCACATGTTTAAATTGTTGTAACTGCGCATGCTCATTCTTGCCTGGCCTTTAATTACCTGGAATCACACGTTACCATAAGCTACATGCCTGCATCATACCCAGTATTTACGTTGGCCCTGTCATTTTCCTCCTTTTGAATCTCTGATTTTCCCAAAAATGATTACTTATCTCAGCATTGCACTGCAACTCTCTTCAAAATCACATTGCTCGCTACCCTGATTCCATCATATATGTTGATGACGGTTACTGCGTCGTACCCTCAGTTGCTTATTGTGCACCTCCTTTTAATCAACAGATAGCTGCGGATGTTAACATAGATGAAGTTGCTCGGAAAACAGAAGGTTACAGTGGAGATGACCTTACAAATGTTTGCCGTGACGCGTCAATGAACGGTATGAGGCGAAAGATAGCTGGCAAGACCCGCGATGAGATCAAGAACATGGCGAAGGACGAGATAGCGAAGGACCCAGTGGCCATGTGCGACTTTGTGGAGGCTCTGAGCAAGGTCCAGAAGAGTGTCTCACCCGCAGACATAGAGAAGCATGAGAAGTGGATGGCTGAGTTTGGATCTGCTTGATACCTAAGCTCCTTACATCTTCACCTTTGTTTCGCGTGTGCTTTTGCCTGTTTCCCTATAAAAAGGTGTAGAATGATCTTCTGTCACCTGGTGGTGTTGTATCATAGGCCAGAGTCACGCTTGCCCATGGAACTATCCTGTTGATTTTCAGTGACGCTAGGAATTATAAAATTCTCGATTCTTTCAGTTCTTGAAATTGGAAATGCGTTTTCTGATCATGAAATGGAGCTCATCCATTAGCCGTGGCAGCCTTTGTTAGCCTTAGATGTGGATTGGCCCTGACTTCAATTAGGCATCAATCGACAACCGTTCCCTGTTGACATGCAGCCGTCATATCTGAGTCTGATACAAGCCCTTCTGGTTCCTGAACAGTATGTTTGCTCTCTTCCATTTGCTACACTATTCAgtggctgcagcctgcaggcgcCTCTGAGGCACTGACCACTGAGCAGTAAGGCCCAGGACCAGGAGCACCGGTCGTCTGGAGCGGACGCTGGCGCCTGGCGGTCTTCCGCTGACGAGCTTGGCATGACACCAAGACCTGGAAGGAAAGTTCAAATGGCGCGGCTTTATTTTAAGGTAGTATCTGGTAGTATCAGACCTACTCCTTGTCATGCACGTAATCCAGACGCAGACTTGGAAGCCGTCTGAGCTTTCATGTGACTTCTCATGGTACAGCTACACGGCAGTCACTGTTCGAACCTGACATCTAACATCATGCATGTCTGAATGTTTACAgatttcgggggtgtttggatacacccccataaattttagtacccgtcacatcggatgtttggatgctaattaggaatattaaatatagtctaattataaaactaattactcagatggagtctaattcgcgaaacgaatctattaagcctaattagtccatgatttgacaatgtggtgctacagtaaccatttgctaatgatggattaattaggcttaatagattcatctcatgaattagtataggggttctgcagttagttttataattagctcatgtttagtcctcctaattagtgtccgaacattcgatgtgatccctcctaaagtttagtaccccgcatccaaacaccccgaaGGAATACTGCTACAGACCTCATCGGCGAAAGCTGAGCCGCCCGAATGAATACTGCTACAGACTTCATCGGCGAAAGCTGGCCGAACATACTAGTATGTGAAAATCGTccgagcaaaaagaaaagggaacaCGTTTGCAAGCTGCCAAGCTGCAAAAAGCTGGTTGTGCAGACAGGTGGAAAAAATacgccgttgccggggatcgAACCCGGGTCGCCCGCGTGACAGGCGGGAATACTCACCACTATACTACAACGACTTTGTTACAGGAGAATAGAAACATTTATATCAGAAGAAATGTAACCATTACCAtttatcaaagggccatttatCAAATGGTATATTGCCCTGCAGATGTCCCGCATGGCATGTAGGAATTTACTGGCTGGTGGTACGACACTACGACTACCCCGCAGCTCGAGATTTCACCTTTTTGTGGCAGCCTCGCTGGGTGGGAATTGGGATGCTGTTGGTGTACATGAGCCCATCCTGCAAAGTCAAAGTAGAGTAGGAATGCAGAAGCGACCCCGCAGACCCGCACACTGCTACAGGGGTAGGGTTCGATCGCCGGTGCTGCATGCATGAGCCCACCTACATCATCATGGCATGCAACATTCAAAGTTTTGCAGGCAGCCATATATACCGGCGGCATCCAAGCCCGAGCAGGGGAGCAGAACCTCCTGCGGGCGCCATCCGCACGAACGTGCCTGCTCCAGTCTTGATAAAAAGGCGCAACCACCTCATTTACCCCCACGCGCTGTCGCTTGGTCAAAGTTGAAGCAAAGATATCGTGCACGCAGAGAGTAGGAGTACACCAACAAAAGGAACGAAAGGAACATGAACAGTGTCGCAGTTGCAGGAGATAGGACGTGAGCGAGGCAGAGGGTCAGAGGGAGAGGTAGCTGATCAAACCACTGGAGCCTGGAGACGAAGAACAGCATGCAGAATCGCAGTGTCGAAACGGCACCACGGTGACGAGCGCGAGGAGCATCGCGCGAGCCCAGAACAGAGATGCTACTGCTGTTGTTGGCACTGGGAGGCAGGAGGCTTAATGGCATCGCGCGCCCCATctccaatgcaatgcaatgcaaggacgCCCCTGCCGGGCTGCCGGTGCACGCTGCGCAGCCCGGGCCTGGAGGCGCGTGGTGTGGCGTGGCGTGCGGGAGTGGTGGGCACCTACCAGTAATGAGGTAGCAATTTTCCTacccgcacgcacgcacgcacgcatgcgATGCGTGTTTCTCCCCCGGATTTTGTTCCGGCCCGGCCTCTGCGCGCATGCCGCTCGCTGACCCCGCATCCAGTGGCGTTCGCCGTGGGCCGTGGCACGGGTGCGGCTCAACGGCGCACGCAGCGGGCAGCGGCGCAGCGCACCGGCGCGCACAGCCGGGGACTGGCGATGGACGCGTGGGTACACGTGGCGTGAGTAGTGGTGGGGTCTGCCTGCCGCCTTCTGCACGGACGAACCGAGCTAGACCGACGtacgcatgcatgcaagcaGCGGCCGGCATCATCCTTCGCGTTCCATCTCGGCAGCATCTCCTGTCTTGTCCGTCAGTATAGTGCTGACCGCGCACTAGGCTCCCTGGCGACGCAGTGCCAGTGCGCAGTTGGCATGGCATCTTTCCTTTTGTCTATTCCTGCGGGCTGTGCGACGACGCGCGCTTTTGTCAGCGTGCACCGACGCTTGCCaaggccggcgcgggcgccgccgacTGGAACGCGCGATGCCGCTCGGCAGCCCCCAGTCCTGCATGCGTGCACAGAGAGAGGAAACCTCCACACAAAAGGAGGGGAAAGGAGCGGATGATTCAGCGTTTGCGAGACGGAATGCAGCTAAATTCACTGATACTTACCAGGGCAACCACAATGTTTTTGGCAAAACAGTCCATATTAGAGGGGTCCGCAGTGAGTAGTCCTTAGTTATGGAAAAAACTACAATGTTAGGAAGCAAGAAGAAAATTATCaaagtagaaaaaaaaatcatctatcCCCACTTCTGATTGGCTGCAGTATACATGTGTAATATTTAAATGTACTATGGACGGGCCATAGCGTTATGGATGACTTTTGTTATTCCCTTCATATATATAGATTACTTGCACAATAATACTAAGTGGCTGACTACTTCTCTACCACATTGTGGTCGCCCTCGCACAGCTAGCACAGCAGTCCCTCTACATTGATACGCTGCATTTGCTGCGCTCTCTCTGAACTTCGATCAAGATGTTTACTGGCTCGACCTAATTTTTACGTAAGAAAACAAGCATACTGAGTTTACGGCTAGCAATTTTCGAATCATGCATTCATATCTACCACACTACATGCATTTTTTTGGAAGTAAAACTACTACATGCAGTCAATAGGCTGTTGTTGTACGCATGTCTACCTGCCTTTCGCAGCTAGCTTCGCGCTCAGCTATATAGACAGACGGCGCCCTGCTCCTGCCCGCCTATGCTTTCTTGGCATCTGTTGCGTCCCTGCACACAGCACAAGCCTTGCATTGATAGGTCTCGATCCACCGATCGCCAAATACCGGTACACGCTGCGCTATCCCTTTTTTTTATAGAATAGGAGGGCAAGTtcctactgattatatattaaAATTAAGGAAAAAGGAAAGTAAACAAGCCTGAAAAACCAACAAGAGAGAAAAGAGGGTGAGGAGACTAAGCTAAGGCTACAAACTAAAAGGCCATCAGGGGACCAAGAGGTTACAAAGTGTGCAGCCAAAGATTCATAGCTGGCACAGCAGAAGGACGCACTCTAAGCAGCAGTAAGGAAAATTCAGACATGAATTAGGGATCTATCCCATTGAACATCTAATCATTTCTTATTGTTCAAATGCTCCACGACATCATGATTATAACTTCCATGAAGAAGGGAACTGCAAGCTTGTCTCTGATTTACCTAAAAATTTGGAGGATCGGTCTGGTAATGATTATTGAGACTCCAATCAAATTCCAACATGCTTTGGCAAAGTTACATTAAAGAAAGAGGTGTGCCACGATCTCCATCTTTTGTAAGATTACAAAAGATGCATAGTTCGCAGGTGTATGAATCAAGATCCATACGTTTCCCTCTGAGAAGATCTCTTGTGCTAAAACGATCATTGAGCAATAACCAAAAGAGTACCTTATATTTCGTCTGCGCGATCCTGGCTGCGCGTGCATGCGCGCACGCACGATCTTTCTAGTCGAGGGGAGTGAGCGTACGATTATGGTACGAGTACCTGAGGTATAAGCATAATCCGACATCACCTATCCCTCGATTCTCTCGGGCCTGGCTTATGTCCGTTCACCTTGGGCAGAGGCTATGTACCTAGCTTCCTAGCTTGCACGTCTACTTTGCTATTTGTCTACCCCAGATCTGTGCCTGAATGCCTGATCACGAGCAGAGAGGCACGGACCGTGCTTGCGAGATTTTGTACTGTAAGAGACAGGGTTTAAAGTCAACCCTGGGTGTAGTAGCAGCCACGTCCAGCGGTTAAAGTCACCAGAATAGTCAGAATCATCAGAAATGTGGCTTTACTGAGGGAAGCTAT encodes the following:
- the LOC117857837 gene encoding katanin p60 ATPase-containing subunit A1 isoform X1 is translated as MANPLSGLQDHLKLARDYALEGLYDTSIIFFDGAIAQINKHLTTLDDALVRTKWMNCKKAISEEVEIVKQLDAQLKSLKEAPGARRSSSPPIRSNKSFHFQPLDEYPTSSPAPFDDPDVWAPPRDAPNRRPARGQSSARKSSQDGAWARGSSRTGTPSRSAKPNGSKGSSAVRSSTASSTGGRKGKASSSKADSASSDAEEGKSKKGQYEGPDMDLAAMLERDVLDSTPGVRWDDVAGLSEAKRLLEEAVVLPLWMPEYFQGIRRPWKGVLMFGPPGTGKTLLAKAVATECGTTFFNVSSATLASKWRGESERMVRCLFDLARAYAPSTIFIDEIDSLCTSRGASGEHESSRRVKSELLVQIDGVNNSSTTEDGQPKIVMVLAATNFPWDIDEALRRRLEKRIYIPLPDFESRKALININLRTVQIAADVNIDEVARKTEGYSGDDLTNVCRDASMNGMRRKIAGKTRDEIKNMAKDEIAKDPVAMCDFVEALSKVQKSVSPADIEKHEKWMAEFGSA
- the LOC117857837 gene encoding katanin p60 ATPase-containing subunit A1 isoform X2; amino-acid sequence: MANPLSGLQDHLKLARDYALEGLYDTSIIFFDGAIAQINKHLTTLDDALVRTKWMNCKKAISEEVEIVKQLDAQLKSLKEAPGARRSSSPPIRSNKSFHFQPLDEYPTSSPAPFDDPDVWAPPRDAPNRRPARGQSSARKSSQDGAWARGSSRTGTPSRSAKPNGSKGSSAVRSSTASSTGGRKGKASSSKADSASSDAEEGKSKKGQYEGPDMDLAAMLERDVLDSTPGVRWDDVAGLSEAKRLLEEAVVLPLWMPEYFQGIRRPWKGVLMFGPPGTGKTLLAKAVATECGTTFFNVSSATLASKWRGESERMVRCLFDLARAYAPSTIFIDEIDSLCTSRGASGEHESSRRVKSELLVQIDGVNNSSTTEDGQPKIVMVLAATNFPWDIDEALRLSFLTGSANTCLHLEQNMLQICSFFFYLFSPGYVLVSHVCYVQCY